In Candidatus Abyssobacteria bacterium SURF_5, the genomic stretch TGTCCTCCTCTCTTTGATTTCCCTACAACTACAACCAAAGATTGGAGCACAAAGCTGGCCGCTTTGTCTACTTTTACAGAAATTAGCCTACACTACCCACAAGGGATGTCTGGCGGCACTGATAGTCTTCGTAACGATCATCGCGTTTCTCGCTCTCATCCTTTTGGCCTAGATTGGTTTCATCTCCAAGTTCTTCCAGACGCCATAGTGTCCACCGGCCGGTGATTGCGTCCAAAAATTTTTTTCAAAGTGTTTCTTATCTCACTCAACAAGCCGCAAATTTCCTCATTTCCGGCATCTCATCACCCGAAATCGTACTTCCCACAGCAAGAGCCCTCGCGTACCAGGCGCCGAAATTTTAGACGCCGTAAGATGTCTGCAAATGGAGGCGCTGAGCAAGAAGGTTAGTAAAGAGGAGCAATCGAGACAGGGTCGCGCTACGATTGCTTTACATGCAGGCAGAGCGGATAAGATTGGAAACAATAAAGACTTTCACTGTCCGCTCCTCACAATGTCGCCTAATTCCGTCAGAAGCGCATCCACTTCGGCGTCAGTGCCGACAGAAATGCGCAGGCAATTCTCGAGCCGTCGGATCGGGAAATATCGCACCAGAATCTTTCTTCTCTTCAACTCTTCATATAAAGGGGATGCATTATCGTTGTATTTTGTCAGAACGAAATTGGCGCCGGAAGGATAGACGGTAAATCCTAATCCCCTGAGGCTTGCCGACATTCGCTCGCGAGTCTGAACAATCTTGCGCGCGTTCTCGCGCATATACTCAATGTCCTCGATGGCGGCCTCGGCCGCCAACTGGCTCAGGAGATTCACATTGTAGGAATCCTTCGTTTTCATGAGGTCGGCAATGACGTCCTCAGCCGCAAGCGCAAAGCCAACTCGAATTGACGCAAGCGAGAATGCCTTTGAAAACGTTCGCAGAATAACCAGGTTCGGGCACTCGGACAGGATTGGAATACTTGAGGTATCGCTGAAGTCGGCATATGCCTCATCCGCGACCACCAAACCGGCAAACGAATCGCACAGCCGCCTGATCACGTCGGATTTTACCGGCTTTCCCGTCGGCGAATTCGGATTGGCGATGAAGAAGAGCTTTCCGCTGCTGCGGAAAACCTCTTCCGACAGATCGAACTGTGCGTCGAGTTCGATCGCTTCGTGCTCGACCGCGTTCAGTCGCGCGAGCGTTTCGTAAAGCACGTATGTCGGGTACGTGAACAGAACCTTCTCATCCGGGTCCACAAAAGTTCGCACCAGCAGGCTCAGCACTTCATCAGAACCGTTGCCCACGAAGACCTGGGCCGGCCGGACACCGTACGCAAGGGCGATCTTCTGCCGCAACCGGCGGAAAACCGGGTCGGGATATTTGCGCATGCGATCGGGGCTTATCCGCGTCAAGACCTTGACGACGCGGGGAGATGGTGGGTACGGGTTTTCATTGGTGTTCAACTTAATGAAACCCTCTTCCTGCGGCTGCTCGCCCGGCACATAACCTTGCACGAGGTCGAGATGTCTTCGTCCAAATTTCATTTTTCGGTTCTTACCCTGATCGCGTTGGCGTGCGCGGTCAGTCCTTCAAGCTCGGCAATGAGGACGATGTCGCGAGCGTCGGCTCTCAATTTTTCGGAAGTATAGCTGACGACATTGGTGACCTTGAGAAAATCCTCAGCGGACAGCGGCGATGAGAATCTTGCGCGGCCGCCGGTGGGAAGCACGTGGTTTGGTCCGGCGAAATAATCGCCGACAGCATTCGGAGTGTGTTCTCCGAGGAAAACGACTCCGGCGTGCTCTATCTTTTCCAGCAGGCGCTGCGGGTTTCTGACGAGCAGCTCCAGGTGTTCCGGCGCTCGTCGATTTGCGAGCTCGACGGCCTCATCAATCGTTCGGCAAACGAGAACCAATCCGTTTCTGCGGAGCGACTCGCTGATGATGTGTCGCCGCTCCATCGCCTTCATTTGCATTCGGAGCTGGCGCAGCACGTTTTGAGCGAGCGCATCAGAGGTAGTAAGAAGGATGGCAGACGCCAGTTCATCGTGTTCGGCCTGTGAGAGCATGTCGGCGGCGACAAAGCGTGCCGAGGCCGAAGAATCGGCGATGATTACTATCTCGCTCGGGCCGGCCTCCATGTCAATGGCCACCTCTCCCGTCACAAGCCGCTTGGCATATGTTACGAAGATGTTTCCGGGCCCGACGATCTTATCTACTTTCGGAATTGTTTCGGTGCCGAATGCCAGAGCCGCGACAGCCTGCGCCCCGCCGACGCGGTAGATATCAGTTGCGCCCGCGATATCGGCTGCGACCAGGAGTGCCGGATGAATTGACCCTCCGCTCGATGGCGGGGAAACCATCACAATGCGGCTGCAGCCGGCCACCTTTGCCGGCACGACATTCATCAATACGGAAGACGGATAATACGCTTTCCCGCCGGGACAGTAGACGCCAACATTCGCGATCGCGGTTATCTTTTGTCCGAGAAATGAGTTGTCTCGTGCACGAGAGCCCCAGCTCGCGCGAAGCGATTTCTTATGAAACGCGGTTATATTGGCGTGCGCTCTCTTCAGCGCGCGACGGGTATCCGGCGGAATTTTCCCATAGGCCGCCTCAATCTCACGGTGCTCTATTCGAAATTGATCGGGCCTTAGCGTGATTCCGTCGAATTTTTTCGTCAGCCGAACGAGCGCCTTGTCGCCATCGCGCCGGACCGAGCGGACAACGGATTTTACGACCACTTCAATCCTGGCAGATTCCTCTTCGGCAAGTCTCGAGAAGAGTGCTTTTTCGAGATGCGAGCGCGACAGGTTTGACGTATCCAGTTTTGTCAGCATGCGATTCAGTCGGCCACCCGTCTTATGTCGGCCCCCAGCGATTTCAGTCGGCGCTCGATCTGATCGTATCCTCTATCGATGTGATAAATACGGGAGATCTTGGTCTCGCCGCGCGAGACCAGGCCCGCCAGCACGAGCGCCGCGCTTGCCCGCAGATCCGAGGCCATCACTTCCGCGCCGGAAAGATGACTGACTCCATTGATAATAGCGGTATTGCGCTCGATACGGATGTTCGCGCCCATCCGGTTTAATTCGGCAACCTGCATGAAGCGGTTCTCGAAAACCGTCTCGGTTATCGAGCTGATTCCCGGTGTTACCGACATCAGCGCCATAAACTGAGCCTGCATATCGGTGGGGAATCCGGGATACGGCATAGTTCGAATCTTCACCGGCTTCAGCCCGTCAGGCACGGAGACCGTGATCGAAGGCCCGTTGGCTTCGATATTCGCGCCGGCGTCGCCCAGCATCTTCAGAAATTCGCCCAGGTGTTCCTCGATCACTCCATCAACGGTGACGCGCCCATTGGTGATGGCGCCCGCCGTAAGATAAGTCCCGGCTTCGATGCGGTCGGGGATAATACAGTGCGTGGCAGAACCAAGGCCGCTGACGCCTTCTATCACTATTCGTGAAGTTCCCTCGCCCGTGATTTTCGCGCCGAGCGCCTTCAGAAATTTCGCCAGATCCTGCACCTCGGGCTCGCGGGCGGCATTTTCGATCACACTGGTGCCTTTGGCGAGAACGCATGCCATCAACAGATTCTCCGTCGCGCCGACACTCGCGTAGTCCAGGCAGATTTCCGCCCCGTGCAGCTTGCGGGCGGAAACCTGAACATAACCGCGGCCCGATTTCACCGATGCCCCGAGCGCCTCAATCCCTTTCAAGTGCAGGTCGATCGGGCGCAACCCGATGGCGCATCCGCCGGGAAGGGCGACTTTGGCTTTTCCCAGCTTGGCAAGGAGCGGGCCCATTACGAGCACGGAAGCGCGCATCGTCCGCACGAGTTCATACGGCGCGATGTGGTCCTTCAGGAGTTTGCAATCGACAGTGAGGGTTCCGGTGCCGACATCATGGACCGTTGCTCCCATATGCTCGAGCACTTTGCTCATGGTCACAATGTCACGCAGGACCGGTACATTTTCAATGACACATGGCTGATCGGCAAGAATCGAGGCGGTCATAATCGGGAGAACCGCATTCTTCGCCCCCCTGATTTTGACCCGCCCCTTGAGGGGCCGTCCACCGCGAATGAGAAAAGCATCCATAGAGATCGCCCGGCACGAATTGGACAGGTACAAAAACTGCGGGAAAGAAAGGTGACTTCCCATCCCGCATTCGAGTTCTTCGGTTATTCTTCGGCTTGCGCGGGTGCCGGCTGAGTTCCGGCGGCGGGCTGCTCCGGCGGCTGGGGAACGCTTTCTGCTCCGGGTTCCGCCGGCGGCGTCACGTCACCGGAGAAGGTTTCGATTGGCACACCCTGCAAAGGAGACGGGGGCACCGCCTCTTCCTGCAGAATATCGCTCTGCGGGACAGCAGTTTGATCGCCCCACGGCGAAATAATCGCCAACAGCAGCGAGGTCGTCATGAAAACAGCGGCAAGAACCCATGTGAGTCTGCCAATAAAGGTAGCACTCCTTGCGCCGAAGACAGTTTGGCTGGCGCCGCCCCCGAAGGCGGCTCCCAGCGACGCACCCTTGCCTGCCTGCAACAGGACGATGAGAATCAAACCGGTGCAGGCCAATACGTGTATGATCAAGAGAAGAATTCCAATCCAGGTCATCCTATACGCTCTCCATATGATTCATGATACGGCGGCTTCGCCCGCGCGTACTATTTGTACAAATGAGTCCGCAGTTAAACTCGCTCCGCCAATAAGGCCCCCATTGATATCCGGCTGCAGAAACAATTCCAATGCGTTTTCGGGTTTCACGCTCCCTCCGTACAGAATGGGAAGGTCGGACGCTGTGGCTGCCTTGAATCTATCCCGGACCAGCCGCCGGATTAGCGCGTGCACTTCTTGGGCCTGCCCGGGCGTTGCGTTCTTGCCAGTGCCGATGGCCCACACGGGTTCGTACGCAACAATCACCTGTGCAAATTGGTCCACCGCCACGTCATTCAACCCGCCTTCCACCTGTCTGACGATTACGGCTTCTGTCTGACCTTGTTCGCGTTGCGCTTCCGTCTCACCAACGCACATGATCGGCTTCAATCCAACTTTGAGGGCGGCATGAACCTTCTTGTTCACGGTCGCATCCGTTTCCCCGAAATACTGCCGCCGCTCCGAATGGCCAATGATCACGCAGGCGCAGCCGGCATCCTTCAGCATGGCGGCGGAGACTTCGCCGGTATAAGCTCCCTGTGTCTCCCAATGCATGTCCTGACCGCCCAGCAGGAGCCGCGAGCCTTTAATAATGGAAGCGACCTCGGCCAGGGCCGTAAAAGGCGGACACACGACAGGAGTAACAGCCGGTTTGATCTTGGAAAGTTGCTTTTTTAACTGCGTTGCCAGCTTGCCGGCTTCGTCAATGAGCTTGTACATTTTCCAATTGCCGGCCACTATCATCGGTTTCACGTCGCGCTTCTCCTCTGCGCCATCCGTTCCGGGTTCACAATCATAAAATTATATCACACGCTTTTGCTTTGTTCAACAAGGATGTTCCGGGCCTTCTCAACATCCTTTTTGATCTGTTCCACGAGGGCATCGACGGAAGGAAATTTCCTTTCGTCGCGCAGTTTCGCGACAAAAGTCACCTCGACCTTCTCATTATAGATGTCGTGATAGAAATCCATGATATGGACTTCAATCGTCCGCTTGCGCTCATTCGAGACGGTCGGGCGGAAGCCTATGTTCAGGGTGCCCGGCTTGCAGACATCCAGCACATTCACCCATACTGCATAGATACCATCGGGCGGAATAGCCTCGTGGCGCGGCTCGATATTGGCTGTCGGGAATCCCATCTCTCTTCCGAGACGTGCGCCTCCGACAATATCTCCGGTGATCGAGTACTTTCGCCCCAAGTACTTCTCGCTCGCTTGCAGATCGCCACAAAGCACGAGTTCTCGAATGAGCGTGCTGCTTATCGGCTGGCCTTCGATCTCCACCGGTTCGACTTGCTCGACTTCATACTGATATTTCCGGCTCAATTCGTCGAGCAATGCGATATTCCCTTTTCGGCCCTTGCCGAATACCCAGTTATAGCCTTCGATGATAGCCCTCATGCGGAGCGACCCAACAAGAAAATCCTCGACAAAAGCGCGCGCCTCGGTATTCGCGAATTCGGGCGTGAACCTGACCAGACACAGCGCGTCAATCCCGAGTTGCTCGATCAGTTGCGCCTTCTTATCGGTGGTCGTAAGCAAATTGGGAGCGTCATGCGGGCTGAGCACTTCGCGCGGATGAGGGTCGAATGTCACAACACAGCTCTCGCCGCCATACTTGCGAGCCTTCTCTAGTACCCGTCGAATGATTTTCTGATGCCCCAGGTGGACGCCGTCGAAAACCCCCAGCGTCACGCACGCGTTCTTCAATTGCGGAAGCGGATTGTCAAGATTAGAGAATATCAACATCGTTCCATTCGATTCTGCGACCTAAATTGCTCAGGAGCTCAATACCTTCCTCGGCTGGAAGAATATTTCTTCGCCTTCTCGTGTCAATTTTCCAACAGCGAGGACTCTGCCGTCGGGTGCGGAGGCGCTGACCCAGCCTTCATGAGCCTCAAACCGCCCGCCCGCCGGGATCCGCATGCCATGCAGGATCCGCTCGGATTGCTCATCCGTGCATACGACGTTCGGCAGATGCGCAAGTGCCTGCGGAAGCGGCAGCACATTCTTCACCACGTCGCCGGCTTCGGCAAGTTGAGCAAAGGGAACCGCATCGGCAACAGAGAAGCGGCCAATCGAGAGTCGTCGAAGAGATTGCATGCATCCGCCTGCGCCAAGCCGGTCGCCGAAATCGCTGCACAAGGTGCGCACATATGTCCCCTTTGAGCATTCGACGACAAATTCGATCGATGGAAGGCGAACCTCCTCGATCTGGAATCTTCTGATCTCGATCCTTCTCGGCTCCAGCGATACTTTTTCATGCCGCCTGGCGAGGCGGTAAGCCCGAATGCCGCCGATTTTTACCGCGGAGAACTGCGGAGGCTTCTGCGCAATCGACCCGGTGAAGAAGCGGGCGGCTTCCTCGATCCGCTCGATCGGAATCTGGCCTGCCGGCCGCTGCTCCAAAACCGCGCCCTCGATGTCCTGCGTTTCGGTCCGAACCCCCAGCAGGACCGAAGCTCGATAAACTTTGTGCTCCGATTGAAGCAGGTCCGCTATTCGGGTGGCTTTCCCGATGCACAGAATCAGCAAGCCGGTCGCCAGCGGATCGAGCGTGCCTGTGTGCCCAACGCGAACCGGCCGAATCAGCTTCCTCACGCCGGCTACCACGTCGTGGGAGGTCATTCCAGGGGGCTTATCAACAAGCAGGATCCCGCTGATGTCCAGGCCGCCGCTTTCCCTCATGATCGCGAAGCGGAATGTGATTTTTCCAGTGCGCGCTCGACCTCGGCAAAGATCAGCCGCCTGGCCTGCTCCATATCCGCCTGAATCGTGCAACCGGCGGCGCGAATATGACCGCCCCCGCCAAATCGGGCTGCGATCTCGCTCACATTGACTCGCGATTTCGATCTGAGGCTCACCTTGATTCCTTGCTCCATTTCGCGCAAAAGGACGGCCACCTCGATACTTTCTATATTCCTGCCATAATTCACAATCTCGTGTGTATCCTCGGCGGTGGCGCCCGTCTCCTTCAGCATTGCGCGCGTTACGGTAACGCACGAATAGCCGTCGAGTATCTCGAGCGTGGCGTGCGCCCTGGCGTTTATGAGAGCCGCAGGCTTGCTCAGATTTTCATATATCCGCTGGTAAATTTCGTGCGGTTCGATTCCCAGCCCGATGAGTTCGGCCGAGATCACGTGCGCCCGCGGCGTCGTATTGGGGAACCTGAAAGAGCCCGTATCAGTCATGATGGCTGCATACAGGGCCTCCGCGGTCATGCGGTCAAGCGGTTCCTGCAGAAGTTGGAAGACCTCGTACACCAGTTCGCCTGTCGCCGACAGCTGGGGATCAACAATGTTCAAGTGTCCAAAATTGCCGTTGTCCCTGTGATGATCGATATTGATCCACAGGGGAATCTTCTCGACCAGAGCCGCGGCATTTTCGCCCGCCCGCCCCACATTGGGACACTCGACAAAAATGGCGGCGTCAAATCCGTCAGGCGTTTCCAGCGACGAGTGAATGTTTTCGGAGCCTCTGAGGAAGCGGTAGATCTCCGGGACCCCGTCACGGTCATACGCAACGGCCCTTTTCCCCCTGCGCTCGAGCAGCGCGTGAAGAGCTATCAGAGACCCGACGGCGTCACCATCAGGATCAACGTGGGACAACAGGAGGAAACGGTCGTTCGAAAGCAGTGCTTCAGTTAGTTGCTTCAGTTTATTCCTCATCGGCGGGCTCGGTTTTCTTCTCCACCACCGAATCGATCAACTCGAGAATATGAGAGCCGTGCTCGATCGAATTATCATACAGCACGCTCAGTTCCGGCACGTACTTCAACCGAAGCCGGCTTCCGATTTCGCGGCGCATGAAGCCGAGCGCGCTTCGCAGGCCGGCTATCGTGGACTTGCGCTCGCTCTCAGTTCCCAGGACACTGATGAAGACTTTGGCGTGCCGAAGGTCGGAGCTTACTTCGACGTCCGTGATAGACACAAATCCAATGCGCGGGTCCTTGATTTCCCGCAGGATCAGGTCGCTGATTTCATGCTTCAGCAATTCGCTGAGGCGCTTCTGTCTGTTTTCCATCAATATCAACTCCAAAGAGAGAACGCAGCCTGTCCGGAGGCTTCGCTTCCGACTACAGGATTTCAATTTGGTAATCGAGGAGTTCGATCGGAAAATTGCTCTCGATGAACTTCACGACCTCCGAGAGCATCTGGTTGACGTGGATTTTGTCATTCGAGACACAGCAGACTGCAAGGACCGCGCGCTGCCACAGGTCGTGGTGATCCACTTCCGCGACCGAGATGTTGAATTTCCGCCGGGTTCGATCTTTGATGCTCTTCAGGGTCTGGCGCTTTTGCTTCAGCGATGTGTTGCCGCGCAACAAAAGATCTATTTGAAGGACGCCCACAAACATTATTTACAGCTTTCGAGCTATCTCCTCGATCCGATAGCTCTCGATCGCGTCCCCGATCTTGATATCGTTAAAGTTCTCTAGACTGAGCCCGCATTCCGTGCCTGCCGCACACTTCTGGACCGAATCCTTGTACCGCTTGATGGAGATGATCCTGCCGTCCCAGACTACAACGCCGTCCCGGATCAGCCGCGCCCTCTGGTTGTTCACAAGCTCTCCATCGCTCACCCTGCAGCCGGCGACCATTCCGACCGTGCTGATCTTGAAGGTCTGTATCACTTCCGCGCGGCCCACGAAGATCTCCTTGCGCTCCGGCTCCAGAAGGCCTTCCATGGCGGCGCGCACATCATCGATCACATCATAAATGACCCGGTAGAGGCGGTAATCCACGCCTTCTTTCTCGGCCAAATCGCGTGCCTTCGCGTCCGGTCTCACGTTAAAACCGATCAGAAGCGCGTTCGAAGCCGAGGCCAAAATAACGTCGGATTCATTGATTCCACCGACACCTGCGTGAATGACGTTCAGCTTCACGTTCTCCGTGGGCAGTTTCTGCAGCGAATCCTGCAATGCGGTAACCGATCCCTGCACGTCGCCCTTGAGAACGATGTTCAATTCCTTGATCTCGCCGGCCTGAATTTGCTGGTACAGGTCCTCGAGAGTCACACGCTTTTGCCGAATCATTTCCTTCTGCCGCTGCTTCAAGGCGCGGGCATCGGCTATTTGGCGCGCTTTTTTCTCGTCTTCAAGGGCAATAAATGCGTCGCCTGCCTGCGGGACGCCCGCGAATCCAAGCACTTCCACCGGCACGGACGGTCCGGCTTCGGGAAGAGGCTTTCCCTTGTCATCGATGAGTGCGCGAACCTTGCCGTATTGCGAGCCGGCGACGAACGCATCGCCCACGCGTAATGTACCCTCCTGAACCAGCAGGGTTGCAACCGCGCCGCGCCCGCGGTCGAGCTTGGCCTCAAGAACGATACCCCGAGCAGGCTTATCCGGATTCGCTTTCAGTTCCAGAAGCTCGGCTTCAAGCAAGAGCATCTCGAGAAGGTCATTCAAGCCTTCTCTTGACTTTGCGGATACGGGCACGGTAATCGTTTTCCCTCCCCAATCTTCGGGAAGCAGATCGATCTTTGCCAGTTGCTGTTTCACCCGATCGACGTTTGCCGTCGGCTTGTCAATCTTATTGATGGCGGCCACTATCGTGACGCCGGCCGCACGCGCATGATTGATCGCTTCAAGAGTCTGCGGCATGATTCCGTCATCGGCGGCAATTACCAGCACAACAACATCGGTCACCTGGGCACCCTGCGCCCGCATCGCAGTAAAAGCCTCATGGCCGGGAGTATCCAGAAAAACCACGTGCCCCTTATCGAGCTTAACATCATAAGCGCCGATGTGCTGGGTGATCCCGCCCGCTTCCTCTTCAATGACGTTTGTTCTGCGGATCGCATCGAGCAGTGCGGTCTTTCCATGATCGACGTGCCCCATAACCGTGACCACAGGCGCGCGCGGTTTCAATTTTTCCGGGGCCTCTTCCTCTTCGGCTTCCTCCAGCAGGTCTTCCGGCGACGTGGCGACCTGCACCTCATATCCATGTTTCTCGGCCAGTTGCCGCACGATATCCAATTCGAGCGGCTGGTTCTTTGTCGCCATGATATTCATCTGCATCAGTTCAAGGATGAGCGCCGACGCCTTGACCTTGAAGATCCTGGCCAATTCATCAACGGTGATGACCTCATCGACGGTAATAACCGGCACGCGCGGTCCGCGCGCTTTTCTTCGCAGGAGTCGCTCAGAAGGCGGCGGCGGCTCGGGCGCCTTCTTCTCTTCGAGCTTCTTGAGCCGTTCCTTTTCGCGTTCCCGCCTGCGCTTGCGGCGGTCGCGCCGTTTCGTCCTCCATTCGATGCGTCTTTTCTCTTCCTGAAGGAGATCGGTTTCATCCTCGATAGCCGTTCCGCCAGCCGCTGTATCTTCGACAAGAGGCCCCTTCTCTTCAACAATCTCAGGGGGAGGCTCGGCAAGCGGCGTTTTGACCGGTGCGTCGGCAACGGCGGCCGCCACCCGGACAGGCGCTTCCTCAGGCTTTTCCTGCGGCGGGACCTTCACCTGCTCCTTTTCCGGGGAGACAAGCGGCCTCTCCTGCTCTTTCTTTTTTTTCGGTTTCGCTTTCTTCGCTTCGACCTTTTTCGCCGTT encodes the following:
- the hisC gene encoding histidinol-phosphate transaminase; this translates as MKFGRRHLDLVQGYVPGEQPQEEGFIKLNTNENPYPPSPRVVKVLTRISPDRMRKYPDPVFRRLRQKIALAYGVRPAQVFVGNGSDEVLSLLVRTFVDPDEKVLFTYPTYVLYETLARLNAVEHEAIELDAQFDLSEEVFRSSGKLFFIANPNSPTGKPVKSDVIRRLCDSFAGLVVADEAYADFSDTSSIPILSECPNLVILRTFSKAFSLASIRVGFALAAEDVIADLMKTKDSYNVNLLSQLAAEAAIEDIEYMRENARKIVQTRERMSASLRGLGFTVYPSGANFVLTKYNDNASPLYEELKRRKILVRYFPIRRLENCLRISVGTDAEVDALLTELGDIVRSGQ
- the hisD gene encoding histidinol dehydrogenase, which produces MLTKLDTSNLSRSHLEKALFSRLAEEESARIEVVVKSVVRSVRRDGDKALVRLTKKFDGITLRPDQFRIEHREIEAAYGKIPPDTRRALKRAHANITAFHKKSLRASWGSRARDNSFLGQKITAIANVGVYCPGGKAYYPSSVLMNVVPAKVAGCSRIVMVSPPSSGGSIHPALLVAADIAGATDIYRVGGAQAVAALAFGTETIPKVDKIVGPGNIFVTYAKRLVTGEVAIDMEAGPSEIVIIADSSASARFVAADMLSQAEHDELASAILLTTSDALAQNVLRQLRMQMKAMERRHIISESLRRNGLVLVCRTIDEAVELANRRAPEHLELLVRNPQRLLEKIEHAGVVFLGEHTPNAVGDYFAGPNHVLPTGGRARFSSPLSAEDFLKVTNVVSYTSEKLRADARDIVLIAELEGLTAHANAIRVRTEK
- the murA gene encoding UDP-N-acetylglucosamine 1-carboxyvinyltransferase, whose protein sequence is MDAFLIRGGRPLKGRVKIRGAKNAVLPIMTASILADQPCVIENVPVLRDIVTMSKVLEHMGATVHDVGTGTLTVDCKLLKDHIAPYELVRTMRASVLVMGPLLAKLGKAKVALPGGCAIGLRPIDLHLKGIEALGASVKSGRGYVQVSARKLHGAEICLDYASVGATENLLMACVLAKGTSVIENAAREPEVQDLAKFLKALGAKITGEGTSRIVIEGVSGLGSATHCIIPDRIEAGTYLTAGAITNGRVTVDGVIEEHLGEFLKMLGDAGANIEANGPSITVSVPDGLKPVKIRTMPYPGFPTDMQAQFMALMSVTPGISSITETVFENRFMQVAELNRMGANIRIERNTAIINGVSHLSGAEVMASDLRASAALVLAGLVSRGETKISRIYHIDRGYDQIERRLKSLGADIRRVAD
- the secG gene encoding preprotein translocase subunit SecG, whose amino-acid sequence is MGILLLIIHVLACTGLILIVLLQAGKGASLGAAFGGGASQTVFGARSATFIGRLTWVLAAVFMTTSLLLAIISPWGDQTAVPQSDILQEEAVPPSPLQGVPIETFSGDVTPPAEPGAESVPQPPEQPAAGTQPAPAQAEE
- a CDS encoding triose-phosphate isomerase, translated to MIVAGNWKMYKLIDEAGKLATQLKKQLSKIKPAVTPVVCPPFTALAEVASIIKGSRLLLGGQDMHWETQGAYTGEVSAAMLKDAGCACVIIGHSERRQYFGETDATVNKKVHAALKVGLKPIMCVGETEAQREQGQTEAVIVRQVEGGLNDVAVDQFAQVIVAYEPVWAIGTGKNATPGQAQEVHALIRRLVRDRFKAATASDLPILYGGSVKPENALELFLQPDINGGLIGGASLTADSFVQIVRAGEAAVS
- a CDS encoding bifunctional riboflavin kinase/FAD synthetase encodes the protein MLIFSNLDNPLPQLKNACVTLGVFDGVHLGHQKIIRRVLEKARKYGGESCVVTFDPHPREVLSPHDAPNLLTTTDKKAQLIEQLGIDALCLVRFTPEFANTEARAFVEDFLVGSLRMRAIIEGYNWVFGKGRKGNIALLDELSRKYQYEVEQVEPVEIEGQPISSTLIRELVLCGDLQASEKYLGRKYSITGDIVGGARLGREMGFPTANIEPRHEAIPPDGIYAVWVNVLDVCKPGTLNIGFRPTVSNERKRTIEVHIMDFYHDIYNEKVEVTFVAKLRDERKFPSVDALVEQIKKDVEKARNILVEQSKSV
- the truB gene encoding tRNA pseudouridine(55) synthase TruB, with amino-acid sequence MRESGGLDISGILLVDKPPGMTSHDVVAGVRKLIRPVRVGHTGTLDPLATGLLILCIGKATRIADLLQSEHKVYRASVLLGVRTETQDIEGAVLEQRPAGQIPIERIEEAARFFTGSIAQKPPQFSAVKIGGIRAYRLARRHEKVSLEPRRIEIRRFQIEEVRLPSIEFVVECSKGTYVRTLCSDFGDRLGAGGCMQSLRRLSIGRFSVADAVPFAQLAEAGDVVKNVLPLPQALAHLPNVVCTDEQSERILHGMRIPAGGRFEAHEGWVSASAPDGRVLAVGKLTREGEEIFFQPRKVLSS
- a CDS encoding bifunctional oligoribonuclease/PAP phosphatase NrnA; this encodes MRNKLKQLTEALLSNDRFLLLSHVDPDGDAVGSLIALHALLERRGKRAVAYDRDGVPEIYRFLRGSENIHSSLETPDGFDAAIFVECPNVGRAGENAAALVEKIPLWINIDHHRDNGNFGHLNIVDPQLSATGELVYEVFQLLQEPLDRMTAEALYAAIMTDTGSFRFPNTTPRAHVISAELIGLGIEPHEIYQRIYENLSKPAALINARAHATLEILDGYSCVTVTRAMLKETGATAEDTHEIVNYGRNIESIEVAVLLREMEQGIKVSLRSKSRVNVSEIAARFGGGGHIRAAGCTIQADMEQARRLIFAEVERALEKSHSASRS
- the rbfA gene encoding 30S ribosome-binding factor RbfA; this translates as MENRQKRLSELLKHEISDLILREIKDPRIGFVSITDVEVSSDLRHAKVFISVLGTESERKSTIAGLRSALGFMRREIGSRLRLKYVPELSVLYDNSIEHGSHILELIDSVVEKKTEPADEE
- a CDS encoding DUF503 domain-containing protein — its product is MFVGVLQIDLLLRGNTSLKQKRQTLKSIKDRTRRKFNISVAEVDHHDLWQRAVLAVCCVSNDKIHVNQMLSEVVKFIESNFPIELLDYQIEIL
- a CDS encoding translation initiation factor IF-2 — encoded protein: MSKVRVFELAKELGLSSKELMAKLQELGFAITSHMSTLEEKEVKLLEKKLGHLRTAKKVEAKKAKPKKKKEQERPLVSPEKEQVKVPPQEKPEEAPVRVAAAVADAPVKTPLAEPPPEIVEEKGPLVEDTAAGGTAIEDETDLLQEEKRRIEWRTKRRDRRKRRREREKERLKKLEEKKAPEPPPPSERLLRRKARGPRVPVITVDEVITVDELARIFKVKASALILELMQMNIMATKNQPLELDIVRQLAEKHGYEVQVATSPEDLLEEAEEEEAPEKLKPRAPVVTVMGHVDHGKTALLDAIRRTNVIEEEAGGITQHIGAYDVKLDKGHVVFLDTPGHEAFTAMRAQGAQVTDVVVLVIAADDGIMPQTLEAINHARAAGVTIVAAINKIDKPTANVDRVKQQLAKIDLLPEDWGGKTITVPVSAKSREGLNDLLEMLLLEAELLELKANPDKPARGIVLEAKLDRGRGAVATLLVQEGTLRVGDAFVAGSQYGKVRALIDDKGKPLPEAGPSVPVEVLGFAGVPQAGDAFIALEDEKKARQIADARALKQRQKEMIRQKRVTLEDLYQQIQAGEIKELNIVLKGDVQGSVTALQDSLQKLPTENVKLNVIHAGVGGINESDVILASASNALLIGFNVRPDAKARDLAEKEGVDYRLYRVIYDVIDDVRAAMEGLLEPERKEIFVGRAEVIQTFKISTVGMVAGCRVSDGELVNNQRARLIRDGVVVWDGRIISIKRYKDSVQKCAAGTECGLSLENFNDIKIGDAIESYRIEEIARKL